From the genome of Paracoccus seriniphilus, one region includes:
- a CDS encoding gamma carbonic anhydrase family protein: protein MIWELDGISPELAPDVWVAPDAQVMGRVVAEAGASIWWGAVLRGDNEEIRIGAGSNVQDLCVLHSDPGFPLTIGPDCTIGHRAILHGCEIGRGALIGMGATILNGAIIGEGALIGEGALIGAGALVAEGKEIPAGALVMGAPGKVVRMLDDKARAGLLASAGRYRENATRFRKGLRPLT from the coding sequence ATGATCTGGGAGCTTGACGGAATTTCGCCCGAACTGGCCCCGGATGTCTGGGTCGCTCCTGATGCGCAGGTGATGGGCCGGGTCGTCGCCGAGGCGGGTGCCTCGATCTGGTGGGGCGCGGTCCTGCGCGGAGACAATGAAGAGATCCGCATCGGGGCGGGCAGCAATGTGCAGGATCTATGCGTGCTGCACAGCGACCCGGGCTTTCCCCTGACCATCGGGCCCGATTGCACCATCGGGCATCGCGCCATCCTGCACGGATGCGAGATCGGGCGCGGCGCGCTGATCGGCATGGGGGCGACGATCCTGAACGGTGCGATCATCGGTGAGGGCGCGCTGATCGGTGAGGGCGCGCTGATCGGGGCCGGGGCACTGGTGGCCGAAGGCAAGGAAATCCCCGCAGGCGCGCTGGTCATGGGGGCACCGGGAAAGGTCGTGCGGATGCTGGACGACAAGGCGCGCGCGGGCCTGCTGGCTTCGGCAGGGCGCTATCGCGAGAACGCGACACGCTTTCGCAAGGGGCTGAGACCTCTGACATGA
- the gorA gene encoding glutathione-disulfide reductase codes for MNFDYDLFVIGGGSGGVRAARIAAGEHGAKVGLAEESRMGGTCVIRGCVPKKLMIFASTATMMADEMRGYGWCDADAHHFDWTMFRAKLDSELKRLEMAYTTNAERAGVEIHHQRAKLADHHTVELADGTRFTAKHILIAVGGRPARIGIPGEELGLVSDDLFLLDKLPHRALLIGGGFIACEFATILNGLGVQTVQAYRGDAVLRGFDLEAREMATQQLSDIGVDLRLGLSPTRLDKTDGGVAVSFDDGSNEEFDAVFFATGRDPYTGDLGLENTEVRLKKNGAIEVDEWSQTSVPSIFAVGDVTDRVNLTPVAIREGHAFADTVFGNNARKVSHDIVASAVYLRPAELGTVGLTEEQARERGPVDVYSAVFRPMRSMFAGANTRSLMKLLVDPETDKVLGCHIFGPEAGEMIQLAAIPITMGATKADFDATMAVHPTAAEELVTMRHPSRRHPQGDE; via the coding sequence ATGAATTTCGATTACGATCTATTTGTCATCGGCGGTGGTTCGGGCGGTGTGCGCGCTGCGCGGATCGCGGCGGGTGAACATGGCGCCAAGGTCGGTCTGGCCGAGGAAAGCCGGATGGGCGGAACCTGCGTGATCCGCGGCTGCGTGCCCAAGAAGCTGATGATCTTTGCTTCGACCGCGACGATGATGGCCGACGAGATGCGCGGCTATGGCTGGTGCGATGCCGATGCCCATCACTTTGACTGGACGATGTTCCGCGCCAAGCTGGACAGCGAGCTGAAGCGTCTGGAAATGGCCTATACCACCAATGCCGAACGCGCGGGGGTCGAAATCCATCATCAGCGCGCGAAACTGGCCGATCACCACACCGTTGAACTGGCCGATGGCACCCGCTTCACCGCCAAGCACATCCTGATTGCCGTGGGCGGTCGCCCCGCCAGGATCGGAATCCCGGGCGAGGAACTGGGCCTGGTGTCCGATGACCTGTTCCTGCTGGACAAATTGCCTCACCGTGCCTTGCTGATCGGTGGCGGCTTCATCGCCTGCGAATTCGCGACCATCCTTAACGGGCTGGGCGTTCAGACCGTGCAGGCCTATCGCGGCGATGCGGTCCTGCGCGGCTTTGATCTGGAAGCCCGTGAAATGGCGACCCAGCAGTTGAGCGATATCGGCGTGGACCTGCGTCTGGGCTTGTCGCCCACCCGGCTGGACAAGACGGATGGCGGAGTGGCCGTTTCCTTCGACGATGGCAGCAACGAAGAATTTGACGCAGTGTTCTTTGCGACGGGTCGCGATCCCTATACCGGTGATCTGGGACTGGAAAACACCGAAGTGCGGCTGAAGAAAAACGGCGCGATCGAGGTGGACGAATGGTCGCAGACCTCGGTGCCCTCGATTTTCGCGGTGGGCGATGTGACCGACCGCGTCAATCTGACCCCGGTTGCGATCCGAGAAGGCCATGCCTTCGCAGATACTGTCTTTGGCAATAACGCCCGCAAGGTCAGTCACGATATCGTGGCCAGCGCCGTCTATCTGCGCCCGGCCGAACTGGGCACGGTGGGCCTGACCGAAGAACAGGCCCGCGAGCGTGGTCCGGTTGACGTCTACAGCGCCGTGTTCCGGCCAATGCGCTCGATGTTTGCCGGGGCCAATACCCGCTCGCTGATGAAGCTGCTGGTCGATCCGGAGACCGACAAGGTGCTGGGATGTCACATCTTTGGCCCCGAAGCCGGAGAGATGATCCAGTTGGCGGCGATCCCGATCACGATGGGGGCGACCAAGGCCGATTTCGACGCCACGATGGCCGTTCACCCGACCGCCGCGGAAGAACTGGTGACCATGCGTCATCCAAGTCGGCGGCATCCGCAGGGCGACGAGTGA
- the hflK gene encoding FtsH protease activity modulator HflK, with product MANQGPWGGGGNNGGDDEDRGRRPSNRPWGEDEPPKGPRRPGQGEQQMPEIEDLMKKGQERLRVLMGGGGGGGGRNGGGGGRRPSGPGFSLNRSTIAVAGLAVVALWAFSSFYRVQTNEKSVEFLFGRAVAVGSEGLNFAPWPFVTAEVVPVTNERVTEIGTGRSGPMDSGLMLTRDQNIVDMEYQVVWNISDPEKYLFNLADPSDTIRAVSESAMRDIIARSELAPILNRDRGSIANDLKDAVQRTLDAYQSGINVVRVNLDRADPPSEVIDAFREVQAAQQERDRLEKEADAYANRVLAQARGDAAAMLEQAEGYRAEAVNTAQGEAARFNSIYEEYVKAPDVTRRRMYLETMEKVLGGVDKIILDDVTGEGGSGVVPYLPLDQLRRSGGSDGSNSTGGTN from the coding sequence ATGGCAAATCAGGGCCCTTGGGGCGGTGGCGGAAATAACGGCGGGGATGACGAGGACCGGGGCAGGCGCCCTTCCAATCGTCCCTGGGGCGAAGACGAGCCACCGAAAGGACCGCGCCGGCCAGGCCAGGGTGAACAGCAGATGCCCGAGATCGAGGATCTGATGAAAAAGGGGCAAGAGCGGCTGCGCGTCCTGATGGGCGGTGGCGGCGGTGGCGGCGGCCGCAATGGCGGGGGTGGCGGACGTCGTCCTTCGGGGCCGGGCTTCTCGCTCAACCGTTCGACCATCGCGGTGGCTGGTCTGGCTGTTGTCGCGCTTTGGGCCTTTTCCAGCTTCTATCGCGTTCAGACCAACGAAAAGAGCGTCGAATTCCTGTTCGGGCGCGCCGTTGCCGTGGGCAGCGAGGGTCTGAACTTTGCGCCCTGGCCCTTTGTGACCGCCGAAGTGGTGCCGGTGACGAACGAACGTGTCACCGAGATCGGCACCGGCCGTTCGGGCCCGATGGACAGCGGGCTGATGCTGACCCGGGACCAGAATATCGTGGACATGGAGTATCAGGTTGTCTGGAACATCTCGGACCCCGAGAAATATCTGTTCAACCTGGCTGACCCCTCGGACACGATCCGCGCGGTTTCCGAATCGGCGATGCGCGACATCATCGCGCGTTCGGAACTGGCGCCCATTCTGAACCGGGATCGCGGCTCGATTGCCAATGACCTCAAGGATGCGGTGCAGCGCACGCTGGACGCCTATCAGTCCGGCATCAACGTCGTGCGGGTGAACCTTGACCGTGCCGATCCGCCATCCGAGGTGATCGATGCCTTCCGCGAGGTGCAGGCCGCGCAGCAGGAACGTGACCGGCTGGAAAAAGAGGCCGATGCCTATGCCAACCGTGTGCTGGCACAGGCCCGCGGTGACGCTGCGGCGATGCTGGAGCAGGCCGAGGGATATCGCGCCGAAGCCGTGAACACCGCACAGGGTGAGGCCGCGCGCTTCAACTCGATCTACGAGGAATATGTCAAGGCACCTGACGTCACCCGGCGCAGGATGTATCTGGAGACGATGGAAAAAGTGCTTGGTGGGGTCGACAAGATCATTCTGGATGACGTGACCGGCGAAGGTGGCTCGGGCGTTGTGCCCTATCTGCCGCTTGACCAGCTGCGTCGTTCCGGTGGCTCGGACGGCAGTAACTCGACCGGAGGGACGAACTGA
- the rpiA gene encoding ribose-5-phosphate isomerase RpiA: MSQSTQTDPAKLAASRAAVALVQDGMKLGLGTGSTASIMVEVLAERVRNEDLSLRMAATSRATAELAESLGLKIESLDELGWLDMTIDGADEVDPDLHLIKGGGGAHLREKVVAAASDRMVVIADPGKVVDQLGAFPLPVEVLQFGFESSRKLIRRALHKLDLGDHDVLQRLRGSEPWVTDEGNFILDLPLGAIAEPLRLARALSAIPGVVEHGLFLGMCDLAIIGKSDGSVIELNRDADIDADLLANEGVGAV; this comes from the coding sequence ATGTCCCAATCAACGCAAACCGATCCGGCCAAGCTTGCAGCTTCACGCGCGGCGGTGGCCCTTGTCCAGGACGGCATGAAGCTGGGTCTTGGGACCGGCTCGACCGCCAGCATCATGGTCGAGGTGCTGGCCGAACGGGTGCGCAATGAAGACCTGTCGCTGCGGATGGCGGCCACGTCCAGAGCCACGGCCGAACTGGCAGAGAGCCTTGGGCTGAAGATCGAGAGTCTTGACGAACTGGGCTGGCTGGACATGACCATCGACGGGGCCGACGAGGTGGATCCCGACCTGCATCTGATCAAGGGCGGCGGCGGCGCGCATCTGCGCGAAAAGGTCGTGGCAGCCGCCAGCGATCGTATGGTCGTGATCGCCGATCCGGGCAAGGTCGTCGATCAGTTGGGGGCTTTCCCGCTGCCGGTCGAAGTGCTGCAATTCGGGTTCGAATCCAGCCGCAAGCTGATCCGGCGGGCGCTGCACAAGCTTGATCTGGGCGATCATGATGTTCTGCAACGTCTGCGCGGCAGCGAGCCCTGGGTTACGGATGAAGGCAATTTCATCCTCGATCTGCCACTGGGCGCGATTGCCGAGCCGCTGCGCCTTGCCCGGGCGCTGTCGGCCATTCCCGGCGTGGTTGAACACGGGCTGTTCCTGGGCATGTGTGACCTTGCAATCATTGGAAAAAGCGACGGTTCGGTGATCGAACTGAACCGGGATGCGGATATTGATGCCGATCTGCTGGCAAATGAAGGAGTTGGCGCAGTATGA
- a CDS encoding PAS domain-containing protein, which translates to MLELREYWHSLRQGRAVPARSDIEPSGIRRVLDYAFILERIAPGAARFRLAGQHLIDLMGMEVRGMPAVSFLKPPSRGRFADVLESVFKAPQIAELTLDAPGEYARPALRGHMLLLPLRSDLGDITRALGCLISEGEIGIGPRRFDLIEDRVRPIIAGGKTLRPSPSSYELAETQREFRRPDSATGAPMQTSARPADIRDLQNASPEQRRAAFRIISTDGG; encoded by the coding sequence ATGCTGGAACTGCGCGAATATTGGCACAGCCTGCGTCAGGGCCGAGCAGTCCCGGCACGTTCCGATATCGAACCGTCGGGAATCCGCCGCGTTCTGGACTATGCCTTCATTCTGGAACGCATTGCGCCGGGCGCGGCGCGTTTCCGTCTGGCCGGGCAGCATCTGATCGACCTCATGGGGATGGAAGTGCGCGGCATGCCCGCCGTCTCTTTCCTGAAACCGCCTTCGCGGGGCAGATTCGCCGATGTACTGGAAAGCGTCTTCAAGGCCCCCCAGATCGCCGAGCTGACCCTTGACGCCCCCGGCGAATATGCCCGACCCGCCCTGCGTGGCCATATGCTGCTGCTGCCGCTACGCTCGGATCTGGGTGATATCACCCGCGCATTGGGATGCCTGATCTCTGAAGGAGAGATCGGCATCGGCCCCCGCCGTTTCGATCTGATCGAAGACCGCGTGCGTCCGATCATCGCGGGCGGAAAGACCTTGCGCCCCTCGCCCTCATCATACGAACTTGCGGAAACGCAACGCGAGTTCCGGCGCCCCGACAGCGCTACAGGGGCACCCATGCAGACCAGCGCGCGACCGGCGGACATCCGCGACCTGCAGAATGCCTCGCCGGAACAACGCCGGGCAGCCTTTCGGATCATTTCGACGGATGGCGGCTAG
- the gmk gene encoding guanylate kinase, translated as MDRTGLLIILSSPSGAGKSTLARRLMEWDPTLRFSISATTRPPRPGEEDGRDYYFTTPEKFRALVADDQMLEHAEVFGNLYGSPRGPVEVAMRDGRDTLFDVDWQGGQQIRASALGGHVVSIFVLPPSLPELERRLRSRGQDSDEVIAGRMQKSRSEISHWAEYDYVLVNDDLDETEARLRAILTAERLRRDRQGGLGAFVKQLMEEGEA; from the coding sequence ATGGACCGGACCGGGCTGCTGATTATTCTGTCATCGCCTTCGGGGGCCGGAAAATCGACCTTGGCGCGGCGTTTGATGGAATGGGATCCGACCCTGCGCTTCTCGATTTCGGCCACCACCCGTCCTCCGCGGCCGGGCGAAGAGGACGGGCGCGACTATTATTTCACCACACCCGAAAAATTCCGCGCGCTGGTTGCCGATGACCAGATGCTGGAACATGCCGAGGTTTTCGGGAATCTGTATGGCAGCCCGCGCGGACCGGTCGAGGTTGCCATGCGCGACGGTCGTGACACGCTGTTCGACGTGGACTGGCAGGGCGGACAGCAGATCCGGGCGTCGGCGCTTGGCGGGCATGTGGTATCGATCTTCGTGCTGCCTCCTTCGCTGCCGGAACTGGAACGCCGGCTGCGCAGCCGCGGGCAGGACAGCGATGAGGTGATCGCCGGCAGGATGCAGAAAAGCCGCTCGGAAATCAGCCATTGGGCCGAATATGATTACGTTCTGGTCAATGACGATCTGGATGAGACCGAGGCGCGCCTGCGTGCCATCCTGACCGCCGAGCGCCTGCGTCGTGACCGTCAGGGCGGGCTGGGAGCCTTTGTCAAACAGTTGATGGAAGAGGGCGAGGCATGA
- a CDS encoding sensor histidine kinase, which translates to MKRGAERMIEGFLDGVPLAMLAVDHHARIIGANAAARSLFGEDLLDRPFVTVLRHPAVVEAVDWVIDPTRNPAPTPEPTLGTPAEGVANLRANIRADGRNLFAEMTVSPLPDILGQGAMIAIVDQSEIEESEQVRRDFVANVSHELKTPLTAMMGFIETLRGPARDDARARDRFLDIMEREAGRMNRLVSDLLSLSRVQADERRRPSSEVDLPMMLRGVLVTLGQAIESAGITLETSGLEGAQRIPGDPDQLVQVFQNLIENAVKYGGGGQYLGVTLRRINYEPTLRGPAWAIDVSDKGEGIDEIHLPRLTERFYRVDTHRSREQGGTGLGLAIVKHIVNRHRGRLKIVSHKGQGSQFTVILPESHNRA; encoded by the coding sequence ATGAAACGCGGGGCCGAACGCATGATCGAAGGGTTTCTGGACGGCGTTCCGCTGGCCATGCTGGCCGTCGATCATCATGCCCGGATCATCGGTGCCAATGCCGCGGCGCGGAGCCTGTTTGGCGAGGATCTGCTTGATCGGCCCTTTGTCACCGTGCTGCGTCATCCGGCTGTCGTCGAGGCAGTTGACTGGGTGATCGACCCGACACGCAATCCCGCCCCCACGCCCGAGCCGACCCTGGGTACCCCGGCCGAGGGGGTGGCAAATCTGCGCGCGAACATTCGCGCCGATGGTCGCAATCTCTTTGCCGAGATGACTGTTTCCCCCTTGCCCGACATTCTTGGCCAAGGCGCGATGATTGCCATTGTTGATCAGTCAGAGATCGAGGAATCGGAACAGGTCCGCCGCGATTTCGTGGCCAATGTCAGCCACGAGTTGAAAACCCCTTTGACGGCGATGATGGGATTCATCGAAACCCTGCGCGGCCCCGCCCGCGATGATGCCAGGGCGCGGGATCGCTTTCTGGATATCATGGAGCGCGAGGCGGGCCGGATGAACCGACTGGTCAGCGACCTTCTGTCACTCAGTCGCGTGCAGGCCGATGAAAGACGCCGCCCGTCCTCGGAGGTTGATCTGCCGATGATGCTGCGTGGCGTGCTTGTGACATTGGGGCAGGCCATCGAAAGCGCCGGGATCACTCTGGAGACATCGGGGCTGGAGGGCGCACAGCGCATTCCCGGAGACCCCGATCAACTGGTGCAGGTGTTCCAGAACCTGATCGAGAATGCCGTGAAATATGGGGGCGGCGGCCAGTATCTGGGTGTCACCCTGCGGCGCATAAATTACGAACCGACCCTGCGCGGGCCGGCATGGGCGATCGATGTCAGCGACAAGGGCGAAGGGATTGACGAGATCCATCTGCCGCGCCTGACCGAGCGGTTTTATCGCGTGGATACGCATAGATCGCGCGAACAGGGTGGCACCGGCCTGGGGCTGGCCATCGTCAAGCATATCGTCAATCGCCATCGCGGGCGTCTGAAGATTGTCAGCCACAAGGGGCAGGGCAGCCAGTTCACGGTGATCCTGCCGGAAAGCCACAATCGCGCATGA